In Pyxidicoccus xibeiensis, the following proteins share a genomic window:
- a CDS encoding regulatory protein RecX: MDESREGQDRKPPRQAKPPRKVSPTYLENAALHYLKRYAATQSQLKRVLMRRVTKSLKFHGGDKAQALGWLDELVAKLVRNGLLNDEAYARMKAHSLRASGRSTRVIAQKLRMKGVSADVVTQKLADATAEVSDEDAARIWARKKRLGPFRKVASTREENRQRDLASLARAGYPFSIAKKIIDSDPE; encoded by the coding sequence GGAAGGTCTCTCCGACGTACCTGGAGAACGCGGCGCTGCACTACCTGAAGCGGTACGCGGCCACGCAGAGCCAGCTCAAACGCGTGCTGATGCGCCGGGTGACCAAGTCCCTCAAGTTCCACGGAGGAGACAAGGCCCAGGCGCTCGGCTGGCTGGACGAGCTCGTCGCGAAGCTCGTGCGCAACGGGCTGCTCAACGACGAGGCCTACGCCCGGATGAAGGCGCACTCGCTGCGCGCTTCGGGGCGCAGCACGCGGGTGATTGCCCAGAAGCTGCGGATGAAGGGCGTCTCGGCGGACGTCGTCACCCAGAAGCTGGCCGACGCGACGGCGGAGGTCTCCGATGAGGACGCCGCACGCATCTGGGCGCGGAAGAAGCGGCTGGGCCCCTTCCGGAAGGTTGCCAGCACCCGCGAGGAGAACCGCCAGCGGGACCTCGCCTCCCTGGCACGGGCGGGCTATCCCTTCAGCATCGCCAAGAAAATCATCGACTCGGACCCGGAGTAG
- a CDS encoding cytochrome P450, which translates to MQTYDLFAPATESERHALYARMRAEPGLCRIAPFGAYAASRYEDVRALQKDAQRFSSEALAITAEPPWLGPNPVAASLVTMDPPRHTQLRALVTRAFGPTGMARLEAQVRHEAQTLAEAAVHRREVDLVDAFSFVLPRNVIGRMLGLEPSTFTEFKRWSMNMGLISSAVPAQHQGIRDTVKEMETYLGDVIAARRRQPGEDLVSDLLRAEVEGQQLTDAEVLSFLFLLLPAGMETTAQLIGNAAILLARFPEQLEQARADRAHIPRFLEEVLRYEPPAQFAFRVATSDVELSGTRIPAGSLVMGLVGSANRDERVFEQPDAFLPGRDKATQHLSFGHGIHFCLGAQLARMEARLALEALVPRVRSVRLRAPDIDWLPGLTIHGPRTLPVELVPA; encoded by the coding sequence TTGCAGACGTATGACCTCTTCGCCCCCGCCACCGAGTCCGAGCGCCACGCCCTGTATGCCCGCATGCGCGCGGAGCCCGGCCTCTGTCGCATCGCTCCCTTCGGGGCCTACGCCGCTTCCCGCTACGAAGATGTGCGCGCGCTCCAGAAGGACGCGCAGCGCTTCTCGTCCGAAGCGCTCGCCATCACCGCGGAGCCGCCCTGGCTCGGCCCGAATCCGGTGGCTGCGTCCCTGGTGACGATGGACCCGCCGCGCCACACCCAGCTGCGTGCGCTGGTCACCCGCGCCTTCGGCCCCACGGGCATGGCGCGGCTGGAGGCGCAGGTGCGCCACGAGGCGCAGACCTTGGCCGAGGCCGCCGTCCACCGGCGCGAGGTGGACCTGGTGGACGCCTTCTCCTTCGTGCTGCCCCGCAACGTCATCGGCCGGATGCTCGGCCTGGAGCCGTCCACCTTCACCGAGTTCAAGCGCTGGTCGATGAACATGGGCCTCATCAGCTCCGCCGTGCCCGCGCAGCACCAGGGCATCCGCGACACCGTGAAGGAGATGGAGACGTACCTGGGGGACGTCATCGCCGCGCGCCGCCGCCAGCCGGGGGAGGACCTGGTGAGCGACCTGCTCCGCGCGGAGGTGGAGGGGCAGCAGCTCACCGACGCAGAGGTGCTCTCCTTCCTCTTCCTGCTGCTGCCCGCGGGCATGGAGACGACGGCGCAGCTCATCGGCAACGCGGCCATCCTCCTCGCTCGCTTCCCCGAGCAGCTGGAGCAGGCCCGCGCGGACCGCGCGCACATCCCCCGCTTCCTCGAGGAGGTGCTGCGCTACGAGCCTCCCGCGCAGTTCGCCTTCCGCGTCGCCACCTCGGACGTGGAGCTGTCCGGAACGCGCATTCCGGCGGGCAGCCTCGTCATGGGGCTGGTGGGCAGCGCCAACCGCGACGAGCGCGTCTTCGAGCAGCCGGACGCCTTCCTTCCCGGCCGGGACAAGGCCACCCAGCACCTCTCCTTCGGCCACGGCATCCACTTCTGCCTGGGCGCGCAGCTCGCGCGCATGGAGGCCCGGCTCGCGCTGGAGGCGCTCGTCCCGCGCGTGCGCTCGGTGCGGCTGCGCGCCCCGGACATCGACTGGCTCCCCGGGCTCACCATCCACGGGCCCAGGACGCTGCCGGTGGAGCTCGTCCCCGCCTGA
- a CDS encoding site-2 protease family protein has protein sequence MDRVALFFWLGLLFVAVNVMWALAQAVVASAFGARPLAVQVGYGPKLLAWRMGGIGWSLHPIVLGSSASFAPGEEEAAQAPTLKSRLNKLPPPLHALSLAIPWYVQIGVAMACLGPAEGFHQFTEGFPAVFNLAALPERVERFVGLLRDGELLRAWGIMSARMAALNLLPIPTLAGGYLMLLPWRDKSPTWVRPVAIALLAVFLPWAAYVAYLFVRAIL, from the coding sequence ATGGACAGAGTCGCGCTCTTCTTCTGGCTGGGCCTGCTGTTCGTCGCGGTCAACGTCATGTGGGCGCTGGCCCAGGCCGTGGTGGCGAGCGCGTTCGGCGCCCGGCCCCTGGCGGTGCAGGTGGGCTACGGGCCGAAGCTGCTGGCGTGGCGCATGGGGGGCATCGGCTGGAGCCTGCACCCCATCGTCCTGGGCAGCTCCGCGTCCTTCGCGCCCGGCGAGGAGGAGGCCGCCCAGGCGCCGACCCTGAAGAGCCGGCTCAACAAGCTGCCTCCGCCGCTGCACGCCCTGTCCCTGGCCATCCCCTGGTACGTGCAGATTGGCGTGGCCATGGCATGCCTGGGCCCCGCCGAGGGCTTCCACCAGTTCACGGAAGGGTTCCCCGCGGTGTTCAACCTGGCCGCGCTGCCGGAGCGCGTGGAGCGCTTCGTGGGCCTGCTGCGTGACGGCGAGCTGCTGCGTGCCTGGGGCATCATGAGCGCGAGGATGGCGGCCCTGAACCTGCTGCCCATCCCCACGCTCGCGGGCGGCTACCTGATGCTGCTGCCCTGGCGCGACAAGTCCCCCACGTGGGTGCGCCCCGTCGCCATCGCGCTGCTCGCCGTCTTCCTGCCCTGGGCCGCGTACGTGGCGTACCTCTTCGTCCGGGCCATCCTGTAG